A window from Hemicordylus capensis ecotype Gifberg chromosome 2, rHemCap1.1.pri, whole genome shotgun sequence encodes these proteins:
- the NFE2 gene encoding transcription factor NF-E2 45 kDa subunit → MSDLSSCALQIHRACSENFAATADFGGTLLEQTLSRVRPDKMPPCPPQQGWARGTFLPLYNPLAAGESGSQGEIELTWQEILSISELQGLDMPNESCYDPAACGHGQQMIPAPSYGPCSMMGDNFVSSYSHPAPAYEHPYPEALTAPCAIYSYTGMLISSSLEPPGITTLGRSKGLAGGLSSNYGPQGAYKPQEDLESDSGLSLNYSDAESPEAEGLERSEYAPLYPMDHAQAYPPLPPVPEIPFPNPHLEPYLEKGRSPRGELAGSRDERRALAMKIPFPVDKIINLPVDDFNELVSHFPLSEPQLALIRDIRRRGKNKVAAQNCRKRKLETLVHLERELAELSRERQRLLRDRGEFDRTLTLTKQKLGALYHQVFCMLRDEAGNTYSPEEYALQLTVDGGVFLVPRTKQPDTITD, encoded by the exons ATGTCTGATCTCAGCAGCTGCGCGCTGCAGATTCACAGAGCTTGCTCTGAG AACTTTGCTGCCACGGCTGATTTTGGGGGGACCCTGCTGGAGCAGACGCTGAGCAGGGTCCGGCCTGACAAAATGCCACCCTGCCCACCTCAGCAAGGATGGGCTCGGGGCACCTTCCTGCCCTTGTACAACCCCCTGGCAGCGGGAGAATCTGGGTCTCAGGGGGAGATAGAGCTCACCTGGCAGGAGATTCTGTCCATCTCAGAATTACAG GGCCTTGATATGCCAAATGAGAGCTGCTATGACCCTGCTGCGTGCGGCCATGGGCAACAGATGATCCCAGCTCCCAGCTATGGACCATGCTCAATGATGGGGGACAACTTTGTTTCCAGCTATAGCCACCCTGCGCCAGCATATGAGCATCCCTACCCAGAAGCCCTGACAGCCCCTTGTGCGATCTACAGCTACACTGGCATGCTGATCTCATCTTCCCTTGAGCCACCGGGAATCACCACACTGGGCCGATCTAAAGGGCTAGCAGGGGGTTTGAGCAGCAATTATGGGCCCCAGGGGGCCTACAAGCCCCAGGAAGACCTAGAATCAGATTCCGGATTGTCACTCAACTACAGCGACGCAGAGTCCCCGGAAGCAGAAGGGCTGGAGCGGTCCGAGTATGCACCTTTGTACCCTATGGACCATGCCCAAGCCTACCCACCATTGCCCCCTGTGCCAGAGATACCCTTCCCCAACCCACACCTAGAACCTTATTTGGAGAAAGGCCGGAGCCCACGTGGGGAGCTGGCTGGCAGTCGGGACGAGCGTCGAGCCTTGGCCATGAAAATCCCCTTCCCTGTTGACAAGATCATCAACTTGCCAGTGGACGACTTCAACGAGCTGGTGTCACACTTCCCACTGAGTGAGCCCCAGCTGGCCCTGATCCGAGACATCCGCCGCCGCGGCAAGAACAAAGTTGCAGCCCAAAACTGCCGCAAGCGCAAACTTGAGACGCTGGTGCACCTGGAGCGGGAGCTGGCCGAGCTGAGTCGTGAGCGGCAGCGCTTGTTACGGGACCGTGGCGAGTTTGATAGGACTCTGACACTCACCAAGCAGAAACTGGGGGCGCTGTATCACCAGGTTTTTTGCATGCTTCGTGATGAGGCTGGCAACACCTACTCCCCCGAGGAGTATGCACTACAGCTCACTGTTGATGGTGGTGTCTTCCTTGTGCCACGCACCAAGCAGCCAGATACGATCACTGACTGA
- the HNRNPA1 gene encoding heterogeneous nuclear ribonucleoprotein A1 isoform X3 produces the protein MSKSEGSSDYGCDLSPHESPKEPEQLRKLFIGGLSFETTDESLRSHFEQWGTLTDCVVMRDPNTKRSRGFGFVTYSTVEEVDAAMNARPHKVDGRVVEPKRAVSREDSQRPGAHLTVKKIFVGGIKEDTEEHHLRDYFEQYGKIEVIEIMTDRGSGKKRGFAFVTFDDHDSVDKIVIQKYHTVNGHNCEVRKALSKQEMASASSSQRGRSSSGSFGSGRGGGFGGSDNFNRGSNFGGRGGFGSRSGGGGYGGSGDGYNGFGSDGSSFGGGGNYNDFGSYNNQSSNFGPMKGGNFGGRSSGPYGGSGGGYGGSGSGSSYGGGRRF, from the exons TCCCCCAAAGAGCCTGAACAGCTGCGCAAACTGTTTATTGGTGGCCTCAGTTTTGAGACAACAGATGAGAGCCTTCGCAGTCATTTTGAACAATGGGGCACACTTACAGATTGTGTG GTAATGAGAGACCCAAATACAAAGCGCTCCAGAGGTTTTGGATTTGTTACTTATTCAACAGTAGAAGAGGTTGATGCTGCTATGAATGCTAGGCCACACAAGGTTGATGGTAGAGTGGTTGAACCAAAGAGGGCTGTATCCAGAGAG GACTCTCAAAGACCTGGAGCTCACTTGACAGTGAAAAAAATCTTTGTTGGGGGAATTAAGGAAGATACAGAGGAGCACCACTTAAGAGACTATTTTGAACAGTATGGCAAAATTGAAGTTATTGAGATAATGACCGACCGTGGCAGTGGCAAAAAGAGGGGGTTTGCTTTTGTTACTTTTGATGACCATGACTCTGTGGACAAGATTGTCA TTCAGAAGTACCACACTGTGAATGGGCATAACTGTGAAGTCAGGAAAGCCTTGTCAAAGCAGGAAATGGCCAGTGCGTCATCCAGCCAAAGAG gcCGTAGTAGTTCTGGCAGCTTTGGGAGTGGCCGTGGAGGTGGATTTGGCGGCAGTGACAACTTCAACCGTGGCAGCAACTTTGGTGGCCGTG GTGGGTTTGGCAGTCGCAGTGGTGGAGGTGGCTATGGAGGTAGTGGAGATGGCTATAATGGATTTGGCAGTGATG GAAGCAGTTTTGGAGGAGGTGGAAATTACAATGACTTTGGCAGTTACAACAACCAATCCTCAAACTTTGGACCCATGAAAGGAGGAAACTTTGGAGGCAGGAGCTCCGGCCCATACGGTGGAAGTGGTG GTGGCTACGGTGGCTCTGGCAGTGGGAGTAGTTATGGTGGTGGAAGGCGGTTTTAA
- the HNRNPA1 gene encoding heterogeneous nuclear ribonucleoprotein A1 isoform X2 yields the protein MSKSESPKEPEQLRKLFIGGLSFETTDESLRSHFEQWGTLTDCVVMRDPNTKRSRGFGFVTYSTVEEVDAAMNARPHKVDGRVVEPKRAVSREDSQRPGAHLTVKKIFVGGIKEDTEEHHLRDYFEQYGKIEVIEIMTDRGSGKKRGFAFVTFDDHDSVDKIVIQKYHTVNGHNCEVRKALSKQEMASASSSQRGRSSSGSFGSGRGGGFGGSDNFNRGSNFGGRGGFGSRSGGGGYGGSGDGYNGFGSDGYGGSGPGYSGGSRGYGSSGSYDGYNNGGGGGFGGGSGGSSFGGGGNYNDFGSYNNQSSNFGPMKGGNFGGRSSGPYGGSGGGYGGSGSGSSYGGGRRF from the exons TCCCCCAAAGAGCCTGAACAGCTGCGCAAACTGTTTATTGGTGGCCTCAGTTTTGAGACAACAGATGAGAGCCTTCGCAGTCATTTTGAACAATGGGGCACACTTACAGATTGTGTG GTAATGAGAGACCCAAATACAAAGCGCTCCAGAGGTTTTGGATTTGTTACTTATTCAACAGTAGAAGAGGTTGATGCTGCTATGAATGCTAGGCCACACAAGGTTGATGGTAGAGTGGTTGAACCAAAGAGGGCTGTATCCAGAGAG GACTCTCAAAGACCTGGAGCTCACTTGACAGTGAAAAAAATCTTTGTTGGGGGAATTAAGGAAGATACAGAGGAGCACCACTTAAGAGACTATTTTGAACAGTATGGCAAAATTGAAGTTATTGAGATAATGACCGACCGTGGCAGTGGCAAAAAGAGGGGGTTTGCTTTTGTTACTTTTGATGACCATGACTCTGTGGACAAGATTGTCA TTCAGAAGTACCACACTGTGAATGGGCATAACTGTGAAGTCAGGAAAGCCTTGTCAAAGCAGGAAATGGCCAGTGCGTCATCCAGCCAAAGAG gcCGTAGTAGTTCTGGCAGCTTTGGGAGTGGCCGTGGAGGTGGATTTGGCGGCAGTGACAACTTCAACCGTGGCAGCAACTTTGGTGGCCGTG GTGGGTTTGGCAGTCGCAGTGGTGGAGGTGGCTATGGAGGTAGTGGAGATGGCTATAATGGATTTGGCAGTGATG GTTATGGAGGTAGTGGCCCTGGATACTCTGGAGGAAGCAGGGGATATGGTAGTAGTGGCAGCTATGATGGCTATAacaatggtggtggcggtggttttggaggcggcagtggcg GAAGCAGTTTTGGAGGAGGTGGAAATTACAATGACTTTGGCAGTTACAACAACCAATCCTCAAACTTTGGACCCATGAAAGGAGGAAACTTTGGAGGCAGGAGCTCCGGCCCATACGGTGGAAGTGGTG GTGGCTACGGTGGCTCTGGCAGTGGGAGTAGTTATGGTGGTGGAAGGCGGTTTTAA
- the HNRNPA1 gene encoding heterogeneous nuclear ribonucleoprotein A1 isoform X4, with protein MSKSESPKEPEQLRKLFIGGLSFETTDESLRSHFEQWGTLTDCVVMRDPNTKRSRGFGFVTYSTVEEVDAAMNARPHKVDGRVVEPKRAVSREDSQRPGAHLTVKKIFVGGIKEDTEEHHLRDYFEQYGKIEVIEIMTDRGSGKKRGFAFVTFDDHDSVDKIVIQKYHTVNGHNCEVRKALSKQEMASASSSQRGRSSSGSFGSGRGGGFGGSDNFNRGSNFGGRGGFGSRSGGGGYGGSGDGYNGFGSDGSSFGGGGNYNDFGSYNNQSSNFGPMKGGNFGGRSSGPYGGSGGGYGGSGSGSSYGGGRRF; from the exons TCCCCCAAAGAGCCTGAACAGCTGCGCAAACTGTTTATTGGTGGCCTCAGTTTTGAGACAACAGATGAGAGCCTTCGCAGTCATTTTGAACAATGGGGCACACTTACAGATTGTGTG GTAATGAGAGACCCAAATACAAAGCGCTCCAGAGGTTTTGGATTTGTTACTTATTCAACAGTAGAAGAGGTTGATGCTGCTATGAATGCTAGGCCACACAAGGTTGATGGTAGAGTGGTTGAACCAAAGAGGGCTGTATCCAGAGAG GACTCTCAAAGACCTGGAGCTCACTTGACAGTGAAAAAAATCTTTGTTGGGGGAATTAAGGAAGATACAGAGGAGCACCACTTAAGAGACTATTTTGAACAGTATGGCAAAATTGAAGTTATTGAGATAATGACCGACCGTGGCAGTGGCAAAAAGAGGGGGTTTGCTTTTGTTACTTTTGATGACCATGACTCTGTGGACAAGATTGTCA TTCAGAAGTACCACACTGTGAATGGGCATAACTGTGAAGTCAGGAAAGCCTTGTCAAAGCAGGAAATGGCCAGTGCGTCATCCAGCCAAAGAG gcCGTAGTAGTTCTGGCAGCTTTGGGAGTGGCCGTGGAGGTGGATTTGGCGGCAGTGACAACTTCAACCGTGGCAGCAACTTTGGTGGCCGTG GTGGGTTTGGCAGTCGCAGTGGTGGAGGTGGCTATGGAGGTAGTGGAGATGGCTATAATGGATTTGGCAGTGATG GAAGCAGTTTTGGAGGAGGTGGAAATTACAATGACTTTGGCAGTTACAACAACCAATCCTCAAACTTTGGACCCATGAAAGGAGGAAACTTTGGAGGCAGGAGCTCCGGCCCATACGGTGGAAGTGGTG GTGGCTACGGTGGCTCTGGCAGTGGGAGTAGTTATGGTGGTGGAAGGCGGTTTTAA
- the HNRNPA1 gene encoding heterogeneous nuclear ribonucleoprotein A1 isoform X1 produces MSKSEGSSDYGCDLSPHESPKEPEQLRKLFIGGLSFETTDESLRSHFEQWGTLTDCVVMRDPNTKRSRGFGFVTYSTVEEVDAAMNARPHKVDGRVVEPKRAVSREDSQRPGAHLTVKKIFVGGIKEDTEEHHLRDYFEQYGKIEVIEIMTDRGSGKKRGFAFVTFDDHDSVDKIVIQKYHTVNGHNCEVRKALSKQEMASASSSQRGRSSSGSFGSGRGGGFGGSDNFNRGSNFGGRGGFGSRSGGGGYGGSGDGYNGFGSDGYGGSGPGYSGGSRGYGSSGSYDGYNNGGGGGFGGGSGGSSFGGGGNYNDFGSYNNQSSNFGPMKGGNFGGRSSGPYGGSGGGYGGSGSGSSYGGGRRF; encoded by the exons TCCCCCAAAGAGCCTGAACAGCTGCGCAAACTGTTTATTGGTGGCCTCAGTTTTGAGACAACAGATGAGAGCCTTCGCAGTCATTTTGAACAATGGGGCACACTTACAGATTGTGTG GTAATGAGAGACCCAAATACAAAGCGCTCCAGAGGTTTTGGATTTGTTACTTATTCAACAGTAGAAGAGGTTGATGCTGCTATGAATGCTAGGCCACACAAGGTTGATGGTAGAGTGGTTGAACCAAAGAGGGCTGTATCCAGAGAG GACTCTCAAAGACCTGGAGCTCACTTGACAGTGAAAAAAATCTTTGTTGGGGGAATTAAGGAAGATACAGAGGAGCACCACTTAAGAGACTATTTTGAACAGTATGGCAAAATTGAAGTTATTGAGATAATGACCGACCGTGGCAGTGGCAAAAAGAGGGGGTTTGCTTTTGTTACTTTTGATGACCATGACTCTGTGGACAAGATTGTCA TTCAGAAGTACCACACTGTGAATGGGCATAACTGTGAAGTCAGGAAAGCCTTGTCAAAGCAGGAAATGGCCAGTGCGTCATCCAGCCAAAGAG gcCGTAGTAGTTCTGGCAGCTTTGGGAGTGGCCGTGGAGGTGGATTTGGCGGCAGTGACAACTTCAACCGTGGCAGCAACTTTGGTGGCCGTG GTGGGTTTGGCAGTCGCAGTGGTGGAGGTGGCTATGGAGGTAGTGGAGATGGCTATAATGGATTTGGCAGTGATG GTTATGGAGGTAGTGGCCCTGGATACTCTGGAGGAAGCAGGGGATATGGTAGTAGTGGCAGCTATGATGGCTATAacaatggtggtggcggtggttttggaggcggcagtggcg GAAGCAGTTTTGGAGGAGGTGGAAATTACAATGACTTTGGCAGTTACAACAACCAATCCTCAAACTTTGGACCCATGAAAGGAGGAAACTTTGGAGGCAGGAGCTCCGGCCCATACGGTGGAAGTGGTG GTGGCTACGGTGGCTCTGGCAGTGGGAGTAGTTATGGTGGTGGAAGGCGGTTTTAA